A single window of Triplophysa rosa linkage group LG2, Trosa_1v2, whole genome shotgun sequence DNA harbors:
- the git2a gene encoding ARF GTPase-activating protein GIT2a isoform X2 — MVIRTLPETRMSKRLRNSEVCADCSSSDPHWASVNRGVLICDECCGVHRSLGRHNSQVRHLSHTPWPPTQLQMVQILYNNGANAIWEHTLLDPSSLMSGKRKTNPQDKVHPNKTEFIKAKYQMLAFVHRLPCRDDDSPAAADLSKQLHSSVRTGNLETSLRLLSLGAQANFFHPEKGNTPLHIAAKAGQVCQAEILCVYGADPGAPDSYGKTPINYARQAGHQDLADRLVEIQHELTDRLAFYLCGRKPDHKNGQHFIIPQMADRSVELSEFAKAAKRKLQSLSDHLFEELAMDVYDEVDRRETDAVWLATQNHSALVTETTVVPFLPVNPEYSSTRNQGRQKLARFNAHEFATLVIDILSDAKRRQQGSSVASPKDNVDNVFFKSRHVSSRHGSDSQEIDQPDYDSVASDEDTDTELRIGKADRAKSLDSDLSDGPISVQEFLEVKNALSASEVKIQELMKANSNLSEELRLVQKKLQSLQSENSSLRRQVSSQQPYQAPGGPDHPNPSSPSSCSSSSSSSALKWHLSARVSRPMSMYETSSGLKPFLSKGEAIYPEETFPSLQPFPTHASKFGKQSSASDGDYDNTVNESDLDDSGFVRRCRLRSSGWMGESNSIPELDDHECESDPSLPSTEDVIRKTEQITKNIQDLLRAAQENKYDSAPGEQRESVRRLRHSLGCFGTLVPWADKPPSPMQSLGLRAPPNSPASWYSGLCPCLTALYPVQKEYMWP; from the exons ATGGTGATAAGGACTTTACCCGAGACAAGGATGTCGAAACGGCTTCGAAATAGCGAAGTTTGTGCGGATTGCAGCAGTTCGG ATCCTCACTGGGCGTCTGTAAACAGAGGAGTTCTCATATGCGACGAGTGCTGCGGCGTTCACCGCAGTCTGGGTCGCCACAATTCGCAAGTGCGGCATTTGTCACACACGCCTTGGCCGCCCACCCAGCTGCAG ATGGTTCAGATATTATACAACAACGGTGCTAATGCAATATGGGAGCACACACTGCTGGATCCCTCATCCTTAATGAGCGGGAAACGCAAAACCAATCCTCAGGATAAAGTCCA TCCCAACAAGACAGAGTTCATAAAAGCAAAGTATCAAATGTTGGCTTTCGTCCATCGTTTACCCTGTCGTGACGACGACAGTCCAGCAGCTGCAGATCTAAGCAAG caACTTCACTCAAGTGTTAGAACTGGCAATCTTGAGACTTCTTTACGGTTACTGTCGCTTGGAGCTCAAGCCAACTTTTTCCACCCG GAAAAAGGAAACACACCACTTCACATAGCAGCTAAGGCAGGACAGGTGTGCCAGGCTGAGATACTGTGTGTTTATGGGGCGGATCCTGGAGCTCCGGACTCTTACGGCAAAACACCCATCAACTATGCAAG gcAGGCCGGCCATCAGGACCTAGCAGACCGGCTGGTGGAGATACAGCATGAGCTTACAGACAGACTCGCCTTCTACCTCTGTGGGCGAAAGCCTG ATCACAAGAATGGACAGCACTTCATTATACCACAGATGGCGGACAG aaGTGTGGAGTTATCGGAGTTTGCAAAAGCTGCGAAAAGAAAACTGCAATCT CTCAGCGATCATTTGTTTGAGGAACTGGCAATGGACGTGTACGACGAGGTGGACAGAAGAGAGACAGATGCAG TCTGGCTGGCCACTCAGAACCACAGCGCCTTGGTAACGGAGACAACAGTTGTGCCTTTCCTTCCTGTGAACCCCGAGTACTCATCAACACGCAACCAG GGACGACAAAAGCTTGCAAGATTTAATGCTCATGAATTTGCCACACTTGTGATTGATATTCTAAGTGATGCAAAGCGGCGTCAACAGGGGAGTTCAGTGGCAAGCCCCAAAG ACAACGTCGACAACGTTTTCTTCAAAAGTCGTCACGTTAGTAGCCGTCACGgaagcgacagccaagaaatcGACCAGCCAGACTATGACAGCGTGGCATCAGATGAGGACACGGACACCGAATTGCGAATCGGCAAAGCAGACCGAGCTAAG AGTTTGGACTCGGACCTGTCCGATGGGCCGATTTCCGTGCAGGAGTTTCTGGAAGTGAAGAACGCTCTCTCAGCCTCTGAGGTCAAAATACAGGAACTGATGAAGGCCAACAGTAACCTGAGCGAAGAGCTGAGACTGGTGCAAAAAAAG CTGCAGTCTCTGCAAAGTGAGAACAGCTCTCTCAGACGCCAGGTCTCATCTCAACAGCCCTATCAGGCCCCTGGGGGTCCTGACCACCCCAATCCTTCCAGCCCCTCCTCCtgttcctcctcttcctcctcctctgcCCTGAAATGGCACCTGTCTGCACGGGTGAGCCGCCCCATGTCTATGTATGAAACCAGCTCTGGTCTGAAGCCCTTTCTCTCCAAGGGAGAGGCCATTTACCCTGAGGAGACCTTCCCTTCCTTGCAACCCTTCCCAACCCAT GCCTCCAAGTTTGGCAAGCAAAGTAGCGCATCCGACGGTGACTATGACAACACTGTCAACGAATCTGACCTGGATGACTCGGG ATTTGTCCGTAGATGTCGTCTACGCAGCAGCGGTTGGATGGGAGAGAGCAACTCCATACCAGAGCTGGACGATCACGAATGTGAGTCTGACCCCAGTCTGCCCAGCACAGAAGACGTCATCCGGAAAACCGAGCAGATCACCAAGAATATCCAGGACCTGCTGAGGGCTGCACAGGAGAATAAGTACGACAG TGCCCCGGGTGAGCAGAGGGAGAGTGTCCGCAGACTCAGACACAGTCTGGGTTGTTTCGGCACGCTGGTGCCTTGGGCAGACAAGCCCCCCTCTCCCATGCAGTCCCTCGGCCTAAGAGCTCCCCCCAACAGCCCTGCCTCCTGGTACTCTGGCCTCTGTCCCTGCCTCACAG CTTTATACCCTGTGCAGAAAGAATATATGTGGCCGTGA
- the gltpa gene encoding glycolipid transfer protein isoform X2, whose translation MALLMEHQFRQLPADKQVETRPFLEAVSHLPPFFDCLGSTVFSPIKADIAGNITKIKAVYDSNPGRFKTLHNILEAEKEMHGAEWPKVGATLALMWLKRGLRFIQVLLQSLVDGEKDENNPNLIRVNVTKAYEIALKKYHGWFVQKLFKAALYAAPYRSDFLKALSKGREVKDEECLDKVRLFLVNFTATIDAVYEMYTKLNAELDYTV comes from the exons ATGGCTCTTTTAATGGAGCACCAGTTCCGGCAACTTCCAGCAGACAAACAAGTGGAAACCCGGCCGTTTCTTGAGGCGGTGTCTCATCTTCCGCCTTTCTTCG ATTGCCTTGGTTCTACAGTTTTTTCTCCCATCAAGGCTGATATTGCGGGTAACATAACT AAAATCAAGGCCGTGTATGACAGTAATCCCGGCAGATTTAAAACCCTGCACAACATTTTGGAAGCAGAAAAAGAGATGCATGGAGCCGAATGGCCAAAAGTGGGAGCAACACTTGCCCTCATGTGGTTGAAAAG GGGGTTACGCTTTATCCAGGTTCTTCTGCAAAGCCTAGTGGATGGAGAAAAGGATGAAAACAATCCTAATCTCATCAGAGTCAATGTCACCAAAGCCTATGAGATTGCCTTGAAGAAATATCATGGCTGGTTTGTTCAGAAGCTCTTCAAA GCAGCACTGTATGCCGCTCCGTACAGATCAGATTTTCTCAAAGCGCTGTCTAAAGGACGAGAGGTTAAGGATGAAGAATGCTTGGATAAAGTACGGCTGTTCTTAGTAAACTTCACAGCTACTATTGACGCCGTCTATGAAATGTACACCAAGCTGAACGCAGAGCTGGACTACACTGTGTGA
- the git2a gene encoding ARF GTPase-activating protein GIT2a isoform X1, which translates to MVIRTLPETRMSKRLRNSEVCADCSSSDPHWASVNRGVLICDECCGVHRSLGRHNSQVRHLSHTPWPPTQLQMVQILYNNGANAIWEHTLLDPSSLMSGKRKTNPQDKVHPNKTEFIKAKYQMLAFVHRLPCRDDDSPAAADLSKQLHSSVRTGNLETSLRLLSLGAQANFFHPEKGNTPLHIAAKAGQVCQAEILCVYGADPGAPDSYGKTPINYARQAGHQDLADRLVEIQHELTDRLAFYLCGRKPDHKNGQHFIIPQMADRSVELSEFAKAAKRKLQSLSDHLFEELAMDVYDEVDRRETDAVWLATQNHSALVTETTVVPFLPVNPEYSSTRNQGRQKLARFNAHEFATLVIDILSDAKRRQQGSSVASPKDNVDNVFFKSRHVSSRHGSDSQEIDQPDYDSVASDEDTDTELRIGKADRAKSLDSDLSDGPISVQEFLEVKNALSASEVKIQELMKANSNLSEELRLVQKKLQSLQSENSSLRRQVSSQQPYQAPGGPDHPNPSSPSSCSSSSSSSALKWHLSARVSRPMSMYETSSGLKPFLSKGEAIYPEETFPSLQPFPTHASKFGKQSSASDGDYDNTVNESDLDDSGFVRRCRLRSSGWMGESNSIPELDDHECESDPSLPSTEDVIRKTEQITKNIQDLLRAAQENKYDSFIPCAERIYVAVNEMAGLFPKRPRFETVRSSLRLLTSSAHRLQNECKKASLLENSLAVDMQLVTQQVIQCAYDIAKAAKQLVTITTKENNN; encoded by the exons ATGGTGATAAGGACTTTACCCGAGACAAGGATGTCGAAACGGCTTCGAAATAGCGAAGTTTGTGCGGATTGCAGCAGTTCGG ATCCTCACTGGGCGTCTGTAAACAGAGGAGTTCTCATATGCGACGAGTGCTGCGGCGTTCACCGCAGTCTGGGTCGCCACAATTCGCAAGTGCGGCATTTGTCACACACGCCTTGGCCGCCCACCCAGCTGCAG ATGGTTCAGATATTATACAACAACGGTGCTAATGCAATATGGGAGCACACACTGCTGGATCCCTCATCCTTAATGAGCGGGAAACGCAAAACCAATCCTCAGGATAAAGTCCA TCCCAACAAGACAGAGTTCATAAAAGCAAAGTATCAAATGTTGGCTTTCGTCCATCGTTTACCCTGTCGTGACGACGACAGTCCAGCAGCTGCAGATCTAAGCAAG caACTTCACTCAAGTGTTAGAACTGGCAATCTTGAGACTTCTTTACGGTTACTGTCGCTTGGAGCTCAAGCCAACTTTTTCCACCCG GAAAAAGGAAACACACCACTTCACATAGCAGCTAAGGCAGGACAGGTGTGCCAGGCTGAGATACTGTGTGTTTATGGGGCGGATCCTGGAGCTCCGGACTCTTACGGCAAAACACCCATCAACTATGCAAG gcAGGCCGGCCATCAGGACCTAGCAGACCGGCTGGTGGAGATACAGCATGAGCTTACAGACAGACTCGCCTTCTACCTCTGTGGGCGAAAGCCTG ATCACAAGAATGGACAGCACTTCATTATACCACAGATGGCGGACAG aaGTGTGGAGTTATCGGAGTTTGCAAAAGCTGCGAAAAGAAAACTGCAATCT CTCAGCGATCATTTGTTTGAGGAACTGGCAATGGACGTGTACGACGAGGTGGACAGAAGAGAGACAGATGCAG TCTGGCTGGCCACTCAGAACCACAGCGCCTTGGTAACGGAGACAACAGTTGTGCCTTTCCTTCCTGTGAACCCCGAGTACTCATCAACACGCAACCAG GGACGACAAAAGCTTGCAAGATTTAATGCTCATGAATTTGCCACACTTGTGATTGATATTCTAAGTGATGCAAAGCGGCGTCAACAGGGGAGTTCAGTGGCAAGCCCCAAAG ACAACGTCGACAACGTTTTCTTCAAAAGTCGTCACGTTAGTAGCCGTCACGgaagcgacagccaagaaatcGACCAGCCAGACTATGACAGCGTGGCATCAGATGAGGACACGGACACCGAATTGCGAATCGGCAAAGCAGACCGAGCTAAG AGTTTGGACTCGGACCTGTCCGATGGGCCGATTTCCGTGCAGGAGTTTCTGGAAGTGAAGAACGCTCTCTCAGCCTCTGAGGTCAAAATACAGGAACTGATGAAGGCCAACAGTAACCTGAGCGAAGAGCTGAGACTGGTGCAAAAAAAG CTGCAGTCTCTGCAAAGTGAGAACAGCTCTCTCAGACGCCAGGTCTCATCTCAACAGCCCTATCAGGCCCCTGGGGGTCCTGACCACCCCAATCCTTCCAGCCCCTCCTCCtgttcctcctcttcctcctcctctgcCCTGAAATGGCACCTGTCTGCACGGGTGAGCCGCCCCATGTCTATGTATGAAACCAGCTCTGGTCTGAAGCCCTTTCTCTCCAAGGGAGAGGCCATTTACCCTGAGGAGACCTTCCCTTCCTTGCAACCCTTCCCAACCCAT GCCTCCAAGTTTGGCAAGCAAAGTAGCGCATCCGACGGTGACTATGACAACACTGTCAACGAATCTGACCTGGATGACTCGGG ATTTGTCCGTAGATGTCGTCTACGCAGCAGCGGTTGGATGGGAGAGAGCAACTCCATACCAGAGCTGGACGATCACGAATGTGAGTCTGACCCCAGTCTGCCCAGCACAGAAGACGTCATCCGGAAAACCGAGCAGATCACCAAGAATATCCAGGACCTGCTGAGGGCTGCACAGGAGAATAAGTACGACAG CTTTATACCCTGTGCAGAAAGAATATATGTGGCCGTGAATGAGATGGCCGGCCTGTTTCCTAAG AGGCCACGGTTTGAGACAGTAAGGAGCTCACTGCGTTTATTGACGTCAAGCGCGCACCGTTTGCAGAACGAGTGTAAGAAGGCGTCTCTTCTGGAGAACAGCCTGGCAGTAGACATGCAGTTGGTCACCCAGCAGGTCATCCAGTGTGCCTATGACATCGCCAAGGCCGCTAAGCAACTAGTTACCATAACCaccaaagaaaacaacaactga
- the gltpa gene encoding glycolipid transfer protein isoform X1, with product MSEFTLSSREPNWINIYRLSATFLLRFLYVKRLLHSCCERADCLGSTVFSPIKADIAGNITKIKAVYDSNPGRFKTLHNILEAEKEMHGAEWPKVGATLALMWLKRGLRFIQVLLQSLVDGEKDENNPNLIRVNVTKAYEIALKKYHGWFVQKLFKAALYAAPYRSDFLKALSKGREVKDEECLDKVRLFLVNFTATIDAVYEMYTKLNAELDYTV from the exons ATGTCAGAGTTCACTCTGAGTTCTCGAGAACCGAACTGGATAAACATTTATCGCCTATCTGCAACATTCCTTTTACGATTCTTGTATGTAAAAAGATTACTTCACAGCTGCTGTGAAAGAGCGG ATTGCCTTGGTTCTACAGTTTTTTCTCCCATCAAGGCTGATATTGCGGGTAACATAACT AAAATCAAGGCCGTGTATGACAGTAATCCCGGCAGATTTAAAACCCTGCACAACATTTTGGAAGCAGAAAAAGAGATGCATGGAGCCGAATGGCCAAAAGTGGGAGCAACACTTGCCCTCATGTGGTTGAAAAG GGGGTTACGCTTTATCCAGGTTCTTCTGCAAAGCCTAGTGGATGGAGAAAAGGATGAAAACAATCCTAATCTCATCAGAGTCAATGTCACCAAAGCCTATGAGATTGCCTTGAAGAAATATCATGGCTGGTTTGTTCAGAAGCTCTTCAAA GCAGCACTGTATGCCGCTCCGTACAGATCAGATTTTCTCAAAGCGCTGTCTAAAGGACGAGAGGTTAAGGATGAAGAATGCTTGGATAAAGTACGGCTGTTCTTAGTAAACTTCACAGCTACTATTGACGCCGTCTATGAAATGTACACCAAGCTGAACGCAGAGCTGGACTACACTGTGTGA
- the tchp gene encoding trichoplein keratin filament-binding protein — MALPTLSARWPGRVGALERQLVRQREQEARLRQQWELHSQYFKEQEVRGSRQAHWSSRQSFQRSMSAFQRERLKEEKERKLQERRARLMTMLQEERDQLEAELKNVLPDRATQTKELVEKTDALRSAREERRKNLAQELLREHWKQNNSELQKVESQLHKDHVVSQWQAQQQEKKQAEERAQEEKRRVENEYEKARQEALERMKKEEEKRKQEEITRAEDLRKQMEELKLQEQEAERLKQEQKALLSQCWELEKLEDERRRMEETRRKTEFGHFLTRQYRAQLKRRAQQVQEELEADRKILAALVEGDLEEQKLEKARRERAVADAAWMKRVIEEQLQLEKEREAEFDILYREEAQRVWEKRESEWEKEKRARERLMREVLAGRQQQLEERMHENRLAREESLQRREELIQQLDQERLTQRQEKEVQEGARTARMQEINAQVEKRHKEQWEEQRRREQEEEQEREELKQQEEELHLETERLIRQGYRERIHSRPRSAWT; from the exons ATGGCTTTACCGACGCTTTCGGCGCGCTGGCCGGGTCGGGTGGGAGCTCTGGAGAGGCAGCTGGTTCGGCAGCGCGAGCAGGAGGCTCGATTGAGGCAGCAGTGGGAGCTGCACTCTCAGTACTTCAAAGAGCAGGAGGTCCGCGGCAGCAGACAAGCACACTGGAGCTCAAGGCAGTCCTTCCAGCGCAG TATGTCAGCGTTTCAGAGGGAGCGGTTGAAAGAAGAGAAGGAGCGGAAGTTGCAGGAGCGCCGAGCGCGTCTGATGACAATGCTTCAGGAGGAGAGAGACCAATTAGAGGCCGAGCTCAAAAATGTTCTCCCAGACAGAGCCACACAGACCAAAGAGTTAGTAGAAAAAACAGATGCCCTCCGGTCTGCAAGAGAAGAGAGAAGGAAAAAT CTGGCACAGGAGCTGCTAAGAGAGCACTGGAAGCAAAACAACTCTGAATTGCAGAAG GTTGAGTCACAGCTGCACAAAGATCATGTTGTGAGCCAGTGGCAAGCCCAACAGCAGGAGAAAAAACAG GCTGAGGAGAGAGCTCAGGAGGAGAAACGGCGTGTGGAGAACGAGTATGAGAAAGCCAGACAGGAGGCTTTGGAAAGAATGAAGAAAGAAGAGGAAAAGAGAAAGCAGGAGGAGATAACACGTGCCGAGGACCTCCGTAAACAGATGGAGGAGCTCAAACTACAGGAACAAGAA GCCGAGCGTCTAAAGCAGGAACAGAAGGCTCTTTTGTCTCAGTGCTGGGAGCTTGAGAAGCTCGAAGATGAGAGGAGGAGGATGGAGGAAACCAGGAGGAAAACTGAGTTTGG gCATTTCTTGACTCGGCAGTACCGCGCACAGCTGAAAAGAAGAGCACAGCAGGTGCAGGAGGAGCTG GAGGCAGACCGTAAGATCCTGGCAGCGCTGGTGGAAGGAGATCTGGAGGAGCAGAAGCTGGAGAAagccaggagagagagagccgtTGCTGACGCCGCATGGATGAAGAGAGTCATTGAGGAGCAGCTTCAACTGGAGAAGGAGAGGGAGGCGGAGTTTGATATTTTATATCG AGAGGAGGCTCAGCGTGTTTGGGAGAAGAGAGAGTCAGAGtgggagaaagagaagagagccAGAGAGAGACTCATGCGGGAG GTCCTGGCTGGACGTCAGCAGCAGTTGGAGGAACGGATGCACGAGAACAGGCTGGCGAGGGAGGAGTCTCTTCAGAGGAGAGAGGAGCTCATCCAACAGCTGGACCAGGAGAGACTCACCCAACGCCAGGAGAAAGAGGTGCAGGAGGGAGCCCGTACTGCACGCATGCAGGAGATCAATGCACAG GTGGAGAAAAGGCACAAGGAACAGTGGGAGGAGCAACGGAGACGTGAGCAAGAAGAAGAGCAGGAGAGGGAGGAGCTTAAGCAGCAGGAGGAAGAGCTTCATCTTGAGACTGAGAGATTGATTCGACAGGGTTACCGGGAGAGA ATTCACAGCAGACCCCGGTCAGCATGGACATGA
- the git2a gene encoding ARF GTPase-activating protein GIT2a isoform X3: MVIRTLPETRMSKRLRNSEVCADCSSSDPHWASVNRGVLICDECCGVHRSLGRHNSQVRHLSHTPWPPTQLQMVQILYNNGANAIWEHTLLDPSSLMSGKRKTNPQDKVHPNKTEFIKAKYQMLAFVHRLPCRDDDSPAAADLSKQLHSSVRTGNLETSLRLLSLGAQANFFHPEKGNTPLHIAAKAGQVCQAEILCVYGADPGAPDSYGKTPINYARQAGHQDLADRLVEIQHELTDRLAFYLCGRKPDHKNGQHFIIPQMADRSVELSEFAKAAKRKLQSLSDHLFEELAMDVYDEVDRRETDAVWLATQNHSALVTETTVVPFLPVNPEYSSTRNQGRQKLARFNAHEFATLVIDILSDAKRRQQGSSVASPKDNVDNVFFKSRHVSSRHGSDSQEIDQPDYDSVASDEDTDTELRIGKADRAKSLDSDLSDGPISVQEFLEVKNALSASEVKIQELMKANSNLSEELRLVQKKLQSLQSENSSLRRQVSSQQPYQAPGGPDHPNPSSPSSCSSSSSSSALKWHLSARVSRPMSMYETSSGLKPFLSKGEAIYPEETFPSLQPFPTHIEKGMFDATSSSLPLPPTPSCLPNKHAERASKFGKQSSASDGDYDNTVNESDLDDSGFVRRCRLRSSGWMGESNSIPELDDHECESDPSLPSTEDVIRKTEQITKNIQDLLRAAQENKYDSFIPCAERIYVAVNEMAGLFPKRPRFETVRSSLRLLTSSAHRLQNECKKASLLENSLAVDMQLVTQQVIQCAYDIAKAAKQLVTITTKENNN, translated from the exons ATGGTGATAAGGACTTTACCCGAGACAAGGATGTCGAAACGGCTTCGAAATAGCGAAGTTTGTGCGGATTGCAGCAGTTCGG ATCCTCACTGGGCGTCTGTAAACAGAGGAGTTCTCATATGCGACGAGTGCTGCGGCGTTCACCGCAGTCTGGGTCGCCACAATTCGCAAGTGCGGCATTTGTCACACACGCCTTGGCCGCCCACCCAGCTGCAG ATGGTTCAGATATTATACAACAACGGTGCTAATGCAATATGGGAGCACACACTGCTGGATCCCTCATCCTTAATGAGCGGGAAACGCAAAACCAATCCTCAGGATAAAGTCCA TCCCAACAAGACAGAGTTCATAAAAGCAAAGTATCAAATGTTGGCTTTCGTCCATCGTTTACCCTGTCGTGACGACGACAGTCCAGCAGCTGCAGATCTAAGCAAG caACTTCACTCAAGTGTTAGAACTGGCAATCTTGAGACTTCTTTACGGTTACTGTCGCTTGGAGCTCAAGCCAACTTTTTCCACCCG GAAAAAGGAAACACACCACTTCACATAGCAGCTAAGGCAGGACAGGTGTGCCAGGCTGAGATACTGTGTGTTTATGGGGCGGATCCTGGAGCTCCGGACTCTTACGGCAAAACACCCATCAACTATGCAAG gcAGGCCGGCCATCAGGACCTAGCAGACCGGCTGGTGGAGATACAGCATGAGCTTACAGACAGACTCGCCTTCTACCTCTGTGGGCGAAAGCCTG ATCACAAGAATGGACAGCACTTCATTATACCACAGATGGCGGACAG aaGTGTGGAGTTATCGGAGTTTGCAAAAGCTGCGAAAAGAAAACTGCAATCT CTCAGCGATCATTTGTTTGAGGAACTGGCAATGGACGTGTACGACGAGGTGGACAGAAGAGAGACAGATGCAG TCTGGCTGGCCACTCAGAACCACAGCGCCTTGGTAACGGAGACAACAGTTGTGCCTTTCCTTCCTGTGAACCCCGAGTACTCATCAACACGCAACCAG GGACGACAAAAGCTTGCAAGATTTAATGCTCATGAATTTGCCACACTTGTGATTGATATTCTAAGTGATGCAAAGCGGCGTCAACAGGGGAGTTCAGTGGCAAGCCCCAAAG ACAACGTCGACAACGTTTTCTTCAAAAGTCGTCACGTTAGTAGCCGTCACGgaagcgacagccaagaaatcGACCAGCCAGACTATGACAGCGTGGCATCAGATGAGGACACGGACACCGAATTGCGAATCGGCAAAGCAGACCGAGCTAAG AGTTTGGACTCGGACCTGTCCGATGGGCCGATTTCCGTGCAGGAGTTTCTGGAAGTGAAGAACGCTCTCTCAGCCTCTGAGGTCAAAATACAGGAACTGATGAAGGCCAACAGTAACCTGAGCGAAGAGCTGAGACTGGTGCAAAAAAAG CTGCAGTCTCTGCAAAGTGAGAACAGCTCTCTCAGACGCCAGGTCTCATCTCAACAGCCCTATCAGGCCCCTGGGGGTCCTGACCACCCCAATCCTTCCAGCCCCTCCTCCtgttcctcctcttcctcctcctctgcCCTGAAATGGCACCTGTCTGCACGGGTGAGCCGCCCCATGTCTATGTATGAAACCAGCTCTGGTCTGAAGCCCTTTCTCTCCAAGGGAGAGGCCATTTACCCTGAGGAGACCTTCCCTTCCTTGCAACCCTTCCCAACCCAT ATCGAAAAAGGCATGTTTGATGCCACCTCCTCATCCCTCCCTTTACCCCCCACCCCGTCCTGTTTGCCAAACAAGCACGCAGAAAGG GCCTCCAAGTTTGGCAAGCAAAGTAGCGCATCCGACGGTGACTATGACAACACTGTCAACGAATCTGACCTGGATGACTCGGG ATTTGTCCGTAGATGTCGTCTACGCAGCAGCGGTTGGATGGGAGAGAGCAACTCCATACCAGAGCTGGACGATCACGAATGTGAGTCTGACCCCAGTCTGCCCAGCACAGAAGACGTCATCCGGAAAACCGAGCAGATCACCAAGAATATCCAGGACCTGCTGAGGGCTGCACAGGAGAATAAGTACGACAG CTTTATACCCTGTGCAGAAAGAATATATGTGGCCGTGAATGAGATGGCCGGCCTGTTTCCTAAG AGGCCACGGTTTGAGACAGTAAGGAGCTCACTGCGTTTATTGACGTCAAGCGCGCACCGTTTGCAGAACGAGTGTAAGAAGGCGTCTCTTCTGGAGAACAGCCTGGCAGTAGACATGCAGTTGGTCACCCAGCAGGTCATCCAGTGTGCCTATGACATCGCCAAGGCCGCTAAGCAACTAGTTACCATAACCaccaaagaaaacaacaactga